The Rana temporaria chromosome 13, aRanTem1.1, whole genome shotgun sequence genome has a window encoding:
- the LOC120920954 gene encoding methanethiol oxidase-like: MATCKSSCGPGFKSPMDAMKGPREKVMYVLCVYRNTGINKPDYLATVDVDPKSPHYSQVIHRLPMPNLNDELHHCGWNTCSSCFGDVTKARDKLVFSGLISSRIYVADVGTEPRAPTLYKVVEPEEVYKKCNLAYLHTPHCLGCGDVMISGMGDPAGNGKGGFVLLDAKTFEVKGNWEAEGNATPFGYDFWYQPRKNVMISTGMAAPKTFTKGFDIEDVKAGLYGHHLYVWDWTKHTRIQTLDLGADGMIPMEMRFLHNPDATQGFVGCALSSSIFRFYKTADEKWAAEKVIQVPNKKVEGWALPEMPGLITDILISLDDKFLYFGNWIHGDIRQYDITDTSHPKMVGQVFISGSVLKGGAVKVTEDQELKSQPDPVVIKGRKIPGGPQMIQLSLDGKRLYATTSLFSVWDKQFYPDMVKEGAVMVQIDVDTKKGGLSINKNFLVDFGKEPEGPALAHECRMQGGDCTSDIWI, encoded by the exons CTACCTGTAAATCATCATGTGGACCCGGATTCAAGTCTCCTATGGACGCCATGAAAG GCCCCAGAGAGAAGGTGATGTACGTCCTCTGCGTCTACCGCAACACCGGCATCAACAAGCCCGACTACCTGGCCACGGTGGATGTGGACCCCAAATCTCCCCATTACTCCCAG gtcATCCACCGCCTGCCGATGCCCAACCTGAACGATGAGCTCCACCACTGCGGCTGGAACACCTGCAGCAGCTGCTTCGGGGACGTCACCAAAGCCCGGGACAAGCTTGTCTTCTCCGGCCTCATCTCCTCCCGCATCTACGTGGCGGACGTGGGCACCGAGCCCCGGGCCCCCACCCTCTACAAG GTGGTGGAGCCGGAGGAGGTCTACAAGAAGTGCAACCTGGCGTACCTGCACACCCCGCACTGCCTGGGCTGCGGAGACGTCATGATCAGCGGCATGGGAGACCCCGCCGGGAACGGCAAAG GAGGCTTCGTGCTGCTGGATGCCAAGACGTTCGAGGTGAAGGGCAACTGGGAGGCGGAGGGCAACGCTACGCCCTTCGGCTACGACTTCTGGTACCAACCGCGCAAAAACGTCATGATCAGCACCGGGATGGCAGCGCCGAAGACCTTCACCAAAGGGTTCGACATAGAGGACGTGAAGGCGG GACTCTATGGTCACCATCTCTACGTGTGGGATTGGACGAAGCACACCCGCATACAGACGCTGGACCTGGGGGCGGACGGAATGATTCCTATGGAGATGCGATTCCTGCACAACCCGGACGCTACGCAGGGATTCGTCGGCTGCGCGCTCAGCTCCTCCATCTTCCGCTTCTACAAGACGGCG GATGAAAAGTGGGCGGCTGAGAAGGTCATCCAGGTGCCAAATAAGAAGGTGGAGGGCTGGGCACTGCCAGAGATGCCAG GGCTCATCACGGATATCCTGATTTCTCTGGACGATAAATTCCTCTACTTCGGTAACTGGATCCACGGCGACATCCGGCAGTATGACATCACCGACACGTCTCACCCCAAAATGGTGGGGCAG GTCTTTATTTCTGGCAGCGTTCTCAAGGGCGGCGCGGTGAAAGTGACGGAAGATCAGGAGCTAAAAAGTCAGCCGGATCCAGTAGTCATCAAG GGGAGGAAGATTCCGGGGGGACCTCAGATGATCCAACTCAGCCTGGACGGGAAGAGGCTCTACGCCACCACCTCGCTGTTCAGCGTCTGGGACAAACAGTTCTACCCGGACATGGTCAA GGAAGGCGCCGTCATGGTGCAGATTGATGTGGATACAAAGAAGGGAGGACTCTCCATCAATAAGAACTTCCTGGTGGATTTCGGGAAGGAGCCGGAAGGTCCCGCCCTCGCCCACGAGTGCCGCATGCAGGGAGGAGACTGCACCTCCGACATCTGGAtctaa